Proteins encoded within one genomic window of Geotalea daltonii FRC-32:
- the mobA gene encoding molybdenum cofactor guanylyltransferase gives MANKIPNVTGVILAGGTSSRMGSNKALLPYQGRRLIETVYGHLAAVFTEVIVVTNAPQQYRFLPCMKVKDVFAGGGALAGIHAGLCHSGSPAVFVVACDMPYLNEAFIRHLASKAASVDVVIPRGPAGLEPLHAVYGRGCLAAMEASLARGEKKISSFFGETTVEIVTEEHITTFDPEFKSFRNINTPMDYYRLRAERHSESPFFKHAQRYDSDSCSLTFFNLI, from the coding sequence GTGGCAAATAAGATACCCAACGTAACCGGCGTCATACTGGCCGGCGGCACGTCGAGCAGGATGGGGAGCAACAAGGCGCTACTTCCTTACCAGGGGCGCAGGTTGATCGAAACCGTATACGGCCACCTGGCAGCCGTTTTTACCGAAGTTATCGTCGTCACCAATGCACCACAGCAGTACCGTTTTCTTCCCTGCATGAAAGTGAAGGATGTTTTCGCCGGCGGGGGGGCCTTGGCCGGCATCCATGCCGGGCTCTGCCACAGCGGGAGCCCGGCCGTCTTTGTCGTTGCCTGCGACATGCCCTATCTGAACGAGGCCTTCATTCGCCACCTGGCTTCAAAAGCTGCCAGTGTCGATGTGGTTATCCCCAGAGGCCCGGCTGGTCTTGAGCCGCTCCATGCCGTATACGGCCGTGGCTGCCTGGCTGCCATGGAAGCGAGCCTGGCCAGGGGTGAAAAGAAGATTTCCTCCTTTTTCGGCGAAACGACCGTGGAGATCGTTACTGAGGAGCACATCACCACTTTCGACCCCGAATTCAAATCTTTCCGCAACATCAACACCCCCATGGACTACTACCGGCTGCGCGCCGAGAGGCACAGCGAAAGCCCCTTCTTCAAGCATGCGCAGCGGTACGATTCCGACTCCTGCTCTCTCACTTTCTTTAATTTGATTTGA